From a single Halorussus limi genomic region:
- a CDS encoding extracellular solute-binding protein translates to MAHDSDGRSRRQFVKAVGASGAAAGLTGYVESGTVGEVQQGGTTLQWATDPDFKGQPWNQELEPVLYDNGLSKDIEIELLAGPSVTDNRRAQYQQWLSAGRAKPDILWVDSGWTIPFVVRNQLMNLSQAENFPKSRIQRVENQYFDASVSTAKGPDGDLYALPIYPDFPTMQYNKQYLKNAGYGQSDFEKWATESMTWQKFSQVTKEAMNSNDVQYGYTFQGSAYEGLSCCDFNEFMTSWGGAYFGNPEQYLFGPVGDRPITVDEPQVVNAIKMVRTFIHGSNANNTLSKYQGNIAPAAVMQWTEEPSRKPFTNGNAVMHRNWPYAINISGSEENLGKDLGVMPIPYAKTEKQAKYPLTGGPVAALGGWHNAINPNSKNKEAAVEVLKAMMSDEFKYKLFEVIGNVPPEPQLLTSERAKQVPVMGQFVEQLRIAGENAIPRPVTPVWPAESSKIAQQVNGAFAKGGKPEQAMTQLKAQLEAIEQSA, encoded by the coding sequence ATGGCACATGACAGTGACGGACGTTCGAGACGTCAGTTCGTCAAGGCCGTCGGCGCATCGGGGGCCGCGGCCGGTTTGACGGGATACGTAGAGTCGGGGACCGTAGGTGAAGTGCAGCAGGGCGGGACGACGCTCCAGTGGGCGACCGACCCGGACTTCAAGGGACAGCCGTGGAATCAGGAACTCGAGCCGGTGCTGTACGACAACGGTCTCTCGAAGGATATCGAAATCGAACTCCTCGCGGGACCGTCAGTGACCGACAACCGGCGGGCACAGTATCAGCAGTGGCTGTCGGCCGGTCGGGCGAAACCGGACATACTGTGGGTGGACAGCGGATGGACGATTCCGTTCGTCGTCCGGAACCAGTTGATGAACCTGAGTCAGGCGGAGAACTTCCCGAAGAGTCGCATCCAGCGGGTCGAGAACCAGTACTTCGACGCGAGCGTCTCGACGGCGAAGGGGCCCGACGGCGACCTCTACGCGCTCCCGATATACCCGGACTTCCCGACGATGCAGTACAACAAGCAGTACCTGAAGAACGCCGGGTACGGGCAGTCGGACTTCGAGAAGTGGGCCACCGAGTCGATGACGTGGCAGAAGTTCTCGCAGGTGACGAAGGAAGCGATGAACAGCAACGACGTCCAGTACGGCTACACCTTCCAAGGCAGCGCCTACGAAGGCCTGTCGTGCTGTGACTTCAACGAGTTCATGACGAGTTGGGGCGGAGCGTACTTCGGCAACCCCGAGCAGTACCTGTTCGGTCCGGTGGGCGACCGGCCCATCACCGTGGACGAGCCACAGGTCGTCAACGCCATCAAGATGGTTCGGACGTTCATCCACGGCTCGAACGCGAACAACACCTTGAGCAAGTATCAGGGGAACATCGCGCCCGCGGCGGTGATGCAGTGGACCGAAGAACCGTCGCGCAAGCCGTTCACGAACGGCAACGCGGTGATGCACCGCAACTGGCCGTACGCCATCAACATCAGCGGCTCCGAGGAGAACCTCGGAAAGGACCTCGGGGTAATGCCGATTCCGTACGCCAAGACCGAGAAACAGGCGAAGTATCCGCTGACGGGCGGTCCGGTCGCCGCCTTGGGCGGGTGGCACAACGCCATCAACCCCAACTCGAAGAACAAGGAGGCGGCCGTCGAGGTGCTGAAGGCGATGATGAGCGACGAGTTCAAGTACAAGCTTTTCGAGGTCATCGGCAACGTGCCGCCGGAGCCCCAGCTTCTGACCTCGGAGCGGGCCAAGCAGGTGCCCGTCATGGGCCAGTTCGTCGAGCAGCTTCGAATCGCGGGCGAGAACGCGATTCCGCGACCGGTCACGCCGGTCTGGCCCGCCGAATCGTCGAAGATAGCCCAGCAGGTCAACGGCGCGTTCGCCAAGGGCGGCAAGCCCGAGCAAGCGATGACCCAACTCAAGGCACAACTCGAGGCCATCGAACAGAGCGCGTGA
- a CDS encoding PAS domain S-box protein, with protein sequence MGYVSRAVAGLGARRVLFALGGAYAAVAVGIAVTQTGEQTVGEALISPLLLATSGLVLSYCGYRLPRTNVRPDLFHVVASWCLRAFGVMFGIALSAELLGSLDDPVSGFVVLPSLASVAGLGMGYHDAKARTRALDAEERQREAERYSRELERYHTIVETVNDGIFVVDEESRFTLVNDAYTELVGYDREELVGSPSSLVAAEETDVDAMSREVSHDLGDGTAETKTYESIVRTASGERKEVESTVAVLPEQDDAAHDKVVVVRDITERNERERQLEQQNERLDSFASLLAHELRNPVTIGQIYSQQLPAEADSGAVEYVTEAFDRIEDMIDVMLVVTRGREALSESAPVELADAAREAWNEVDAPDATLEVEIDRTIEADETYVRHLFRNLFENAVEHGGPQVTVTVGELPTGFYVADDGTGIPTDQRDAVFETGYTTAGSNGGMGLGLTFVNEMADVYEWDCSVTESETGGARFEFANATEAVA encoded by the coding sequence ATGGGCTACGTTTCACGGGCCGTCGCTGGCCTCGGCGCACGGCGCGTCCTCTTCGCTCTCGGCGGCGCGTACGCCGCGGTCGCAGTCGGAATCGCGGTCACGCAAACCGGCGAACAGACCGTCGGCGAAGCGCTGATTTCTCCCCTCCTTCTCGCCACGAGCGGTCTCGTACTCTCCTACTGCGGTTATCGGCTCCCCCGGACGAACGTCCGGCCCGACCTCTTCCACGTCGTCGCCAGTTGGTGCCTTCGGGCTTTCGGGGTCATGTTCGGTATCGCGCTCTCCGCGGAACTCCTCGGTAGCCTCGACGACCCCGTCTCGGGGTTCGTCGTCCTCCCCTCGCTCGCCAGCGTCGCCGGCCTCGGCATGGGGTATCACGACGCCAAGGCCAGAACTCGGGCGCTGGACGCCGAGGAGCGCCAGCGGGAGGCCGAGCGCTACAGTCGGGAACTCGAACGCTACCACACCATCGTCGAGACGGTCAACGACGGCATCTTCGTCGTGGACGAGGAGAGCCGATTCACGTTAGTCAACGACGCCTACACCGAGTTGGTCGGCTACGACCGCGAGGAACTCGTCGGGTCGCCCTCGTCGCTCGTCGCGGCCGAAGAGACGGACGTGGACGCGATGTCGCGGGAGGTTAGTCACGACCTCGGGGACGGGACCGCCGAGACGAAGACGTACGAATCGATAGTTCGGACCGCGTCGGGCGAGAGGAAGGAGGTCGAATCGACCGTCGCGGTCCTGCCCGAACAGGACGACGCCGCCCACGACAAGGTCGTCGTCGTGCGCGACATCACCGAGCGCAACGAGCGCGAGCGGCAACTCGAACAGCAGAACGAGCGCCTCGACAGTTTCGCGAGTCTGCTCGCCCACGAACTCCGCAATCCCGTCACCATCGGTCAGATATACAGCCAGCAGTTACCGGCGGAGGCCGATTCGGGAGCGGTCGAGTACGTCACCGAAGCGTTCGACCGCATCGAGGACATGATAGACGTGATGCTGGTCGTGACGCGGGGTCGGGAGGCGCTCTCGGAGAGCGCGCCGGTGGAACTCGCTGATGCGGCGCGAGAGGCGTGGAACGAGGTGGACGCCCCCGACGCCACGCTGGAGGTGGAGATAGACCGGACCATCGAGGCCGACGAGACGTACGTCCGCCACCTGTTCCGGAACCTGTTCGAGAACGCCGTCGAACACGGCGGTCCGCAGGTGACGGTCACGGTCGGCGAACTGCCGACCGGATTCTACGTCGCCGACGACGGGACCGGCATCCCGACCGACCAGCGCGACGCCGTGTTCGAGACGGGGTACACGACGGCGGGCAGTAACGGCGGCATGGGACTCGGGTTGACGTTCGTCAACGAGATGGCCGACGTGTACGAGTGGGACTGTTCGGTGACGGAGAGCGAGACGGGCGGCGCGCGCTTCGAGTTCGCGAACGCGACCGAGGCCGTGGCGTAG